From one Plantibacter flavus genomic stretch:
- a CDS encoding sugar phosphate isomerase/epimerase family protein: MTDTTDKQYASRLPVTLFTGQWADLPFEEVARLAASWGYDGLEIAASGDHLDLKRADEDDAYLQSRLDILDRHGLEVFAISNHLTGQAVCDDPIDFRHQAIVRDYTWGDGDAEGVRQRAAEDMKRSARVARKLGVDTVVGFTGSKIWQYSAMFPPVPASVIDAGYEDFATRWNPILDVFDAEGVRFAHEVHPSEIAYDYWTSVRTLEAIDHRPAFGFNWDPSHMMWQGVDPVGFIVEFANRIYHVDCKDTRIRPATGHAGIVGSHLPWGDPRRGWDFVSTGHGDVPWEDAFRALSSIGYAGPISIEWEDAGMDRLHGAEEAVGYIRNLLWKLPEQSFDAAFSTQ; the protein is encoded by the coding sequence ATGACCGACACCACCGACAAGCAGTACGCGAGCCGCCTCCCGGTGACCCTGTTCACCGGACAATGGGCGGACCTCCCCTTCGAGGAGGTCGCCCGCCTCGCCGCCTCCTGGGGCTATGACGGCCTCGAGATCGCGGCCTCGGGCGACCACCTCGACCTGAAGCGCGCGGATGAGGACGACGCCTACCTGCAGTCCCGCCTCGACATCCTCGACCGGCACGGTCTCGAGGTCTTCGCGATCTCGAACCACCTCACCGGCCAGGCCGTGTGCGACGACCCGATCGACTTCCGCCACCAGGCGATCGTCCGCGACTACACCTGGGGCGACGGCGACGCGGAGGGGGTACGTCAGCGCGCGGCCGAGGACATGAAGCGCTCCGCGCGGGTCGCCCGCAAGCTGGGCGTCGACACGGTCGTCGGCTTCACCGGGTCGAAGATCTGGCAGTACTCCGCGATGTTCCCGCCGGTACCGGCCTCCGTCATCGACGCCGGGTACGAGGACTTCGCCACCCGCTGGAACCCGATCCTCGACGTCTTCGACGCCGAAGGGGTCCGCTTCGCCCACGAGGTGCACCCGTCCGAGATCGCATACGACTACTGGACGAGTGTCCGCACCCTCGAGGCGATCGACCACCGCCCGGCGTTCGGTTTCAACTGGGACCCGTCGCACATGATGTGGCAGGGCGTCGACCCGGTGGGGTTCATCGTCGAGTTCGCGAACCGGATCTACCACGTCGACTGCAAGGACACCCGGATCCGGCCGGCCACCGGTCACGCCGGCATCGTCGGCTCGCACCTGCCCTGGGGCGACCCGCGACGCGGCTGGGACTTCGTGTCGACCGGTCACGGCGACGTGCCGTGGGAGGACGCCTTCCGTGCCCTCTCGAGCATCGGCTACGCCGGGCCGATCTCCATCGAGTGGGAGGACGCCGGCATGGACCGCCTGCACGGAGCCGAGGAGGCCGTCGGGTACATCCGGAACCTGCTCTGGAAGTTGCCCGAGCAATCCTTCGACGCGGCGTTCAGCACCCAGTAG
- a CDS encoding Gfo/Idh/MocA family protein — MTVAGPGIAVVGGGFMATVHSRAARAAGARLVGVVASTPERSREVAANLGFERGYGSLDELLADPSVDVVHVCTPNALHAEQALAAIAAGKHVVCEKPLATDAATAERLVSAAAEAGVVGTVPFVYRFHPLVREARARVAAGDLGTLLTISGSYLQDWLLAQADDNWRVDSAAGGRSRAFADIGSHLVDLLEFITGAHITELSSTVRTFFAERANTPEVTTEDAAAVVIRLEGGAIGTLLVSQVAPGRKNRLHLEVAGTELIIGFDQEAPETLWLGRRSGTQVLPRDADQLHPDAARLSIVPSGHPMGYQDAFNAFVADSYAAMAGQSPDGLPVFADGLRTARITEAVLDAADTGRWEAIATSTDDEQRINA; from the coding sequence ATGACCGTGGCCGGTCCCGGTATCGCGGTGGTGGGCGGTGGCTTCATGGCCACCGTCCACAGCCGGGCGGCCCGCGCGGCGGGTGCCCGGCTGGTCGGTGTCGTCGCCTCGACGCCCGAGCGCTCGCGGGAGGTCGCCGCGAACCTCGGGTTCGAGCGCGGGTACGGCTCGCTCGACGAGCTGCTGGCCGACCCCTCGGTCGACGTGGTGCACGTGTGCACGCCGAACGCGCTCCACGCCGAGCAGGCACTCGCGGCCATCGCGGCCGGCAAGCACGTCGTCTGTGAGAAACCCCTCGCGACCGACGCCGCGACCGCCGAGCGTCTCGTCAGCGCCGCAGCCGAGGCCGGTGTCGTCGGCACGGTGCCGTTCGTCTACCGCTTCCACCCGCTCGTCCGGGAGGCCCGCGCGCGTGTCGCCGCGGGCGACCTCGGGACCCTGCTCACGATCAGCGGGTCGTACCTCCAGGACTGGTTGCTCGCGCAGGCCGACGACAACTGGCGGGTCGACTCGGCGGCCGGGGGCCGTTCGCGCGCCTTCGCCGACATCGGTTCCCACCTCGTCGACCTCCTGGAGTTCATCACCGGCGCGCACATCACCGAGCTGAGTTCGACGGTCCGCACCTTCTTCGCCGAACGCGCGAACACCCCGGAGGTCACGACCGAGGACGCGGCCGCGGTCGTCATCCGGCTCGAGGGCGGCGCCATCGGCACGCTGCTCGTCTCGCAGGTCGCGCCCGGTCGGAAGAACCGTCTGCACCTCGAGGTCGCCGGGACGGAACTCATCATCGGTTTCGACCAGGAAGCGCCGGAGACGCTCTGGCTCGGCCGTCGGTCGGGGACGCAGGTGCTGCCTCGCGACGCCGACCAGTTGCACCCGGACGCCGCACGCCTGTCCATCGTCCCCTCGGGGCACCCGATGGGCTACCAGGACGCCTTCAACGCCTTCGTGGCCGACAGCTACGCGGCGATGGCCGGACAGTCGCCGGACGGTCTGCCCGTCTTCGCGGACGGACTCCGAACCGCGCGCATCACCGAGGCCGTTCTGGACGCGGCCGACACCGGTCGCTGGGAAGCGATCGCCACCTCCACCGACGACGAGCAGAGGATCAACGCATGA
- a CDS encoding Gfo/Idh/MocA family protein, producing MSNSTGTVGVGLIGAGVISDQYLGNLVTFPDLDVRFVADLDLERAKTQAEKYGVPGHGSVAELLADPEIEIVVNLTIPKVHVEVAMQILDAGKHVWSEKPFALDRESGQALLAAAKEKGLRVATAPDTFLGAGIQSARRLVEAGGIGQPLTALTLMQSPGPESWHPNPDFLFQDGAGPLFDIGPYYITALVQLFGPIARVTALASQAFPQRTIGSGPRAGESFDVTVPTHVSALFEFESGQLAQSVFSFDSKLGRTQFEVAGSTGTLVVPDPNTFEGDLLVYGGGEEPESIPSTGPTQGRGTGVVELAQAIRAGRPERASGELAYHVLDVMVSTAESGLSRTSVDVVSTVELAPALPESWTPADGTFGA from the coding sequence ATGAGCAACAGCACCGGAACGGTCGGTGTCGGACTCATCGGCGCCGGCGTCATCAGCGACCAGTACCTCGGCAACCTGGTGACCTTCCCCGACCTCGACGTCCGGTTCGTCGCGGACCTCGACCTCGAGCGGGCGAAGACGCAGGCCGAGAAGTACGGGGTGCCCGGCCACGGCTCGGTCGCCGAACTCCTGGCCGACCCCGAGATCGAGATCGTCGTCAACCTGACCATCCCGAAGGTCCACGTCGAGGTCGCCATGCAGATCCTCGACGCCGGCAAGCACGTGTGGAGCGAGAAGCCCTTCGCGCTCGACCGTGAGAGCGGGCAGGCCCTGCTGGCCGCCGCGAAGGAGAAGGGGCTCCGCGTCGCCACGGCACCGGACACCTTCCTCGGCGCCGGCATCCAGTCCGCCCGCCGACTCGTCGAGGCCGGTGGCATCGGCCAGCCCCTCACCGCGCTGACCCTCATGCAGAGCCCCGGCCCGGAGTCGTGGCACCCGAACCCCGACTTCCTGTTCCAGGACGGCGCCGGTCCGCTCTTCGACATCGGCCCGTACTACATCACGGCGCTCGTGCAGCTGTTCGGGCCGATCGCCCGCGTCACCGCTCTGGCCTCACAGGCCTTCCCGCAGCGGACGATCGGATCCGGCCCGCGCGCGGGTGAGTCGTTCGACGTGACGGTGCCGACGCACGTGAGCGCCCTCTTCGAGTTCGAGAGCGGCCAGCTCGCGCAGAGCGTCTTCAGCTTCGACTCCAAGCTCGGTCGCACGCAGTTCGAGGTCGCCGGCTCGACCGGCACGCTCGTCGTCCCCGACCCGAACACCTTCGAGGGTGACCTGCTCGTCTACGGCGGTGGCGAGGAACCCGAGTCGATCCCGTCGACCGGTCCGACGCAGGGCCGCGGAACCGGTGTGGTCGAGCTCGCGCAGGCGATCCGCGCCGGTCGTCCCGAGCGTGCCTCCGGTGAGCTCGCCTACCACGTGCTCGACGTCATGGTCTCGACGGCCGAGTCGGGCCTGAGCCGCACCTCGGTCGACGTCGTCAGCACCGTGGAGCTCGCTCCCGCGCTCCCCGAGTCGTGGACGCCGGCGGACGGCACCTTCGGAGCATGA
- a CDS encoding sugar phosphate isomerase/epimerase family protein — protein MSTSQLSVQLYSVREPLTADRAAALQRLTEIGFRQAEPFGFGPGVSLQDIHDAGLATPSAHGKVIAEGIDLSAAFGAAAEQGVQVLIDPAIAEERFATAETVASIADELNAAAAVAAGHGVQVGYHNHWWELEGDVAGTSPLEHLAALTDPAVVFEVDTYWVEVGGRRAVDVLGAIGDRVRFIHVKDGDASRDTLKQLPAGAGVVPVLDILAAAPQALRVVEFDAFDGDIFQGLEQSFTYLTTNGVQA, from the coding sequence GTGTCGACTTCCCAACTCTCTGTCCAGCTCTACTCGGTACGGGAGCCGCTCACCGCGGATCGTGCCGCAGCGCTGCAGCGCCTGACCGAGATCGGCTTCCGTCAGGCCGAGCCGTTCGGCTTCGGTCCCGGCGTCAGCCTGCAGGACATCCACGATGCCGGCCTCGCCACCCCGAGCGCGCACGGCAAGGTCATCGCCGAGGGCATCGACCTGTCGGCGGCCTTCGGCGCCGCTGCTGAGCAGGGCGTACAGGTCCTCATCGACCCCGCCATCGCCGAAGAGCGCTTCGCCACGGCAGAGACGGTCGCGTCGATCGCCGACGAGCTGAACGCCGCGGCGGCGGTCGCCGCCGGTCACGGGGTCCAGGTGGGCTACCACAACCACTGGTGGGAGCTCGAGGGCGACGTCGCGGGCACCAGCCCGCTCGAGCACCTCGCCGCACTCACCGACCCGGCCGTCGTGTTCGAGGTCGACACCTACTGGGTCGAGGTCGGTGGACGCCGCGCGGTCGACGTCCTCGGCGCGATCGGTGATCGCGTGCGCTTCATCCACGTCAAGGACGGTGACGCCTCCCGCGACACGCTGAAGCAGCTGCCCGCGGGTGCCGGGGTCGTCCCGGTGCTCGACATCCTCGCCGCGGCACCGCAGGCCCTGCGCGTCGTCGAGTTCGACGCGTTCGACGGCGACATCTTCCAGGGGCTCGAGCAGAGCTTCACCTACCTCACCACGAACGGAGTCCAGGCATGA
- a CDS encoding YqaJ viral recombinase family protein yields MNSALLSRIVADSSDRISWLRARSRGITATDVATLSTPASIQRAADAKLGGTGFSGNAFTDHGRAREPEIARWVAATHGINPSSALFRAEVEHRHLATPDGIAVTERGAVVLAEIKTTTKSWRSIPRNYLRQVWWQQYVIGAERTLVVWEEHKDFVPVDDEPLCRWVERDDAEIAKLVGLANALIDELYHRTNPAARRPVLPEPAPVARPLREPLVSLDF; encoded by the coding sequence GTGAACTCAGCTCTGCTCTCCCGGATCGTCGCTGATTCCAGCGACCGCATCTCGTGGCTGCGGGCTCGTTCGCGCGGGATCACCGCGACCGACGTCGCCACCCTCTCGACCCCGGCCTCGATCCAGCGGGCGGCCGACGCGAAGCTCGGCGGGACGGGCTTCTCCGGCAACGCCTTCACCGACCACGGGCGCGCCCGCGAGCCCGAGATCGCCCGGTGGGTCGCCGCGACGCACGGGATCAACCCCTCGTCGGCGCTGTTCCGGGCCGAGGTCGAACACCGCCACCTCGCCACCCCCGACGGCATCGCCGTGACCGAGCGCGGGGCCGTCGTGCTCGCGGAGATCAAGACCACGACGAAGTCCTGGCGCTCGATCCCCCGCAACTACCTGCGTCAGGTGTGGTGGCAGCAGTACGTGATCGGCGCGGAGCGGACACTCGTGGTCTGGGAGGAGCACAAGGACTTCGTCCCCGTCGACGACGAACCGCTCTGTCGATGGGTCGAGCGCGACGACGCCGAGATCGCGAAGCTGGTCGGCCTCGCGAACGCACTCATCGACGAGCTGTACCACCGCACCAATCCGGCCGCCCGGCGCCCGGTCCTCCCGGAGCCCGCGCCCGTCGCTCGGCCGCTCCGGGAACCCCTGGTGAGCCTCGACTTCTGA